TTGCGGAAGCTTTGACGCGTGAAACAAGTTGTGACGCTTGGATTTACAATTCAAAGCGTTTGACGTTCTTTGATCGTGTTCCCGTGTGGGGGTGTTTGTGCCGGTGCGGGAACGGGGCCAGATTCCTGACTTGGGAGGGGCTTTATTTTGGACCGCTTGATGCTGGACATGAGTCGATTGGCGATTCGGAAAGCGGAGAATACCGCGGCGGCGGGCACGTTGCACGCCGGAGACGGAGGGAAAACTGAACGATCGGCTGCCGTCGGTTTGTCCTTCGAGGAGCTGCTTTCCGCATCCATGAAGGAGGTCAATGCCCTTCAGCTCGAGGCCGACGACAAGATGCGCAGGCTCGCGACGGGGGATGTCGAGGATATCTCCGAGGTCGTCATGGCCTCATCCCGGGCGGAGGTCGCCTTGAAGCTGATGATGGAGCTGCGCAATAAGCTCGTGGATGCCTATCAGGCTTTGTCTCGCATCGCCGGCTGAGCTCTGAGGAATGATGGATAGCCTCAAACGCTGGTTCGCGGCCTTTCTTCTCTTCTGGGCCTCGCTGAAGCTGTGGCAGCGTATCTCCCTGTTCCTTGCGGCGTTTCTGGTCGTTGCCGCAATTCTTCTTCTTGTCCTCTGGGGGGGGAAAACGTCCTATGAACCCCTCTTCGCAGGGCTGGAGGTGGAGGATCAGGCCGCGATCGTCTCCTACCTGCGCGAGAACAAGATCCCCTATCGTCTGGACCCGTCGGCCAACGCCATCCTCATGCCCAAGGGACAGGTTTACGAGACGCGCCTCTCCCTCGCCCAGGAGGGACTGCCCAGGGGGGGGAGTAAGGGCTTCGAGCTCTTCGATAACACCTCGATGGGGCTCAGCGAATTTCAGCAGCGCATCACCTACGTCAGGGCCGTCGAGGGGGAGCTGGAGCGCACCATCGCTCAGATGGATGCCGTCGATACCGCCAGGGTCAGCGTCGTCATCCCGGAGCAGCGCCTGTTCCTCGAGCAGCAGAAGCCCTCGACCGCGTCGGTGTTGCTGCGGCTGCGTCCGGGGACGACCCTGGGGCAGAATCAGGTCAAATCGATAATCCACCTGGTCTCCCACAGCGTGGACGGCCTTCAGCCGGAGGACGTCACCGTCGTCGATACGGGGGGGCGCATCCTCTCGGATATGATCGCTGATTCCATGATCATCTATCCGCCCGATGGGCGCAGCACCGTGACCTCGGTCCAGCGGGAGCTGGAGCGACAGCGCGAGCGCGAGCTCGAGTCGAAG
The genomic region above belongs to uncultured Fretibacterium sp. and contains:
- the fliE gene encoding flagellar hook-basal body complex protein FliE — its product is MDRLMLDMSRLAIRKAENTAAAGTLHAGDGGKTERSAAVGLSFEELLSASMKEVNALQLEADDKMRRLATGDVEDISEVVMASSRAEVALKLMMELRNKLVDAYQALSRIAG